In Mytilus edulis chromosome 7, xbMytEdul2.2, whole genome shotgun sequence, a single genomic region encodes these proteins:
- the LOC139483271 gene encoding uncharacterized protein, which translates to MDDVVFVSDCQVNLRLKASKTDIFRHGVIIKLFKTNNDICPYVQLSKYVTSRNMNGATDNDPLLVDSSNLALRRSLFIDKLKTILSHLGLNADKYSGHSFRIGAATTCSSNGILDHMIQTLGRWKSDCYSRYIRTSEFDIRQALSKMCK; encoded by the coding sequence TTACGTTTGAAGGCATCCAAAACCGACATTTTCCGTCATGGAGTAATcattaaactatttaaaactaaTAATGATATTTGTCCATATGTACAGTTGTCAAAATATGTAACATCCAGAAATATGAACGGTGCAACAGATAATGATCCGCTATTAGTTGACAGTAGTAATTTAGCTTTACGCCGATCGTTATTTATagacaaattgaaaacaattctATCACACTTAGGTTTAAATGCCGATAAATATAGTGGACATTCTTTCCGAATAGGAGCAGCTACAACTTGTAGTTCTAATGGTATCCTAGATCATATGATTCAAACTTTAGGACGTTGGAAATCTGACTGCTACAGTCGTTATATAAGAACATCTGAATTTGATATTCGTCAAGCTCTTTCGAAAATGTGTAAATAA